GCCTGGCCGCCTCGTACAACTCGACCGCCTGGCCGAACACGACACTCCGCTCACGGTCCACAGCCATGGCGCGATTCAATCACGGCCGGGACGCAGGCCGATCGCGGGCAGGATCGCCTGGTCCACGATCGCCGCCAGGTACTCGTCGGAAGGCGGTGCGCCGGCGTCGAGCAGGTGCTTGGTGACCAGGGCCTCGCCGAGGTCGGCCACGACCGGGGTGAGCAGGTCGGCGGGGAAGTGGCCGCGGTCGGCGTAGTACTGCAGCACGGTGCGGGTGAACGTGCCGCCGCGGTGCGAGAAGACGCGCTCGAACAGGGCCTCCGACATCAGCGCGGCGCTCTTGGGGTCGGTGAGGATGGCCGAGACGGCCCGGCCCGCCGGGCTGAAGGCCCACTCCACCATGAGCCGCAGGGCGCGCACGAGGTCGCCGCGCAGGTCGGTGGCGCCGGGCGTGGGCTCCTCGACCGGGTGCTGGTGGTAGAGCGCGTCGAGCAGCACCTCGATCGGGTCCGACCAGCGGCGGTACAGCGTGCTGCGGGGGGTGGCCGCGCGCTTGGCGATGCCGTCCATGGTCAGCCGCCCCGCGCCGACCTCCACCACCTCTTCCAGCGCCGCGTCGTGGATGGCCTTGATCAGCTCTTCGCCTCGCCGGCGTGTCCGGATGGTGCGCTCGTCCATGTCCGCCCCTTGTTTAGCTACGCCAGTGTATTTTACCGTGGAG
The nucleotide sequence above comes from Nonomuraea gerenzanensis. Encoded proteins:
- a CDS encoding TetR/AcrR family transcriptional regulator, whose product is MDERTIRTRRRGEELIKAIHDAALEEVVEVGAGRLTMDGIAKRAATPRSTLYRRWSDPIEVLLDALYHQHPVEEPTPGATDLRGDLVRALRLMVEWAFSPAGRAVSAILTDPKSAALMSEALFERVFSHRGGTFTRTVLQYYADRGHFPADLLTPVVADLGEALVTKHLLDAGAPPSDEYLAAIVDQAILPAIGLRPGRD